Genomic window (Desulforapulum autotrophicum HRM2):
AGGACCTTTCTTTTCTAAGCGTATCGTTTTGAAAACAGCCCCGGCTTCGTTGTCCATCCAGCTGTCTTCCTCACCCATGATCCGGCTCACACGGTTGAGATTTTCCGTGATTCTGGGGTTGTACTCCTTTCTGAGAAGAGGAAGCAGCTCGTTTCTGATTCGGTTTCTCAGGAACACGGTTTCAAGGTTTGTTGAATCCACCACATATGCCTGGGCCTTTTCCCTGAGAAAGGCGAGGATCTCCCCCTTGGTATGACCGATGAGGGGCCGGATGATCCAGTGGTCCCGGACCGGAGGAATCCCGGCAAGCCCCCTGGGGCCGCTGCCCCTTAACAGGTTCATGAGAACCAGCTCTGCATTGTCGTCAAGGGTGTGGCCGACCGCTGTTCGGGTATACCCGTTGTGCCGGCACAGGTCGGTGAAAAAAGCGTATCGAACTTCCCTTGCCGTTTCTTCAAGGGAGATTTGCCTTTCCCTGGCAAGTGTTGCCACGTCGATCTTCAGGGGGTGAAAGGGCAGCTCCAGGGACCTGGCAAGTTCCTGGACAAAGGCTTCATCCCTGTCCGACTCCTTGTCCCTTAAAAGGTGGTTGATGTGGGCAATACCAAGGGTGATTCCCAGGTCTTTCCTGAGCAGGACAAGGGCGATGGCAAGGGCCACGGAATCCGGCCCGCCTGAGACGCCCAGGAGAATGCTGTCACCCGGGGTTACCATCCCATGAACTTCAAGGGTCCGGCAAACTTTTTCTGTGAATGGAGTTCTCTTGGTGCTGGTGAGCATTTTGTCGTTTTACCTGGTAATGTAGGGTTCTCTGTCTGTCGGACAAATTAACGGTTCCATCAACCCGTCAGCCAATATGATTATTAATCACTCAACTTTCGGACTTCAACTTTGATGATCCCATTTAAGCAGCCAATCCCGAAAGTTGGGTTCATCATAATCGTTCCTTGGATGATGGTCAACCAGATATGGATTTCTCGACGGGTCGGGCCTGGAGGGTTGCCAGGGGCGGGTCTCTTTAACGGCGGATTTGGAGCAACGGGTTCTTCTTGTTAAACCCGGGCAGGTATGGTAAAAATTAGATTTCCGGCAGGGTTGCCACTGCCTGTTGTGACCCTGTTTAAAACCCTTAAAATCATAAAAGTGTGAGCACCCATGAGAATAGTAACAAGACCCGATTTTGATGGAATTGTCTGTGCCGTGCTGATCCACGAGGCCGAAGCCATTGACAGTCCTACCCTGTGGATCGAACCCAGCCAGGTCCAGAACCGGGAGGCTGAAATCCGGAAGGGGGATATCATGGCAAACCTTCCCTATGATCCCCGATGTTCGGTCTGGTTTGATCACCATTTTTCCAATGTACCCGGCGAATTTAATGAACAGGGGAAAAAAATAGAGGGTGCCTTTGAAATCGCCCCGTCCGCCGCAGGCGTTGCCTATAAATACTACAAAGCGTCCGATCGTCTGGCAAAGAATTTTGACGAACTGATCCATTGGACCGATATCATTGATGCGGCAGACCTTAACGAGGACCAGGTGCTCCGGCCCGAGGTCTACCCCTACATCCTGCTCTCCATGGCCGTTAAAAACCGGGATCAGACCGACCCCCCGTTCTGGGAAAGGCTGGTTGCCCTTTTAAGAACCCACACCATGGCAGAGGTTATGTCGGACAAAGAGGTGAAGCTACGGTGCAACGCCGTTGTCGAAGAGAATCTTCGCTACGTTGACATCTTGAAGCAGTACACGGTTGTCCATGGCAATACCATCAGCGTTGCAGACTTTCGTTCCATGGAAAAGGTGCCGTCGGGCAACCGGTTTTTAACCTACTCTCTTTTTCCTGAAACCCATGCAAGCGTAAAGATCAGGTATGCCGACCATGATAAAAATGTTGTTCTTCTCAGCATTGGTCATTCGATCTTTAATCCTGAATGCCGGGTGAATGTGGGAAAACTTCTTTCAAACTACGGGGGAGGGGGCCATGCAGGGGCCGGCGGATGCAGTCTTGCTGCCGGGGATGCCGACAGGGTACTAAATGAGATCCTGCCGATCCTTGAGGCCAACCAGGAGAATTAAGTTTCCATATTCGTTACGGCCAGGGCAGATATTGCACCCTGGCCGTCCCGTTTAATAGATCACCCGGGTGGTTTCGGCATCAAATATGTGGAGTTGGTTCAGGTTCAAGGCAAGTTTGAGTTCCTCTTTTGGCCGGTGGATCCGTCGGCCCTCGCTCCTTGCAATAATCCGGATGCCCTTAATATCCATATGGAGGTGGGTCTCGTTGCCAAGGGGTTCGACCACCAGAACAACACCGTCGAACTTCCAAGCATCTGCAAGGGATTCATTCATGTCCGCCGGCATCATCTCTTCAGTCCTCAGGCCCATGACAACGGGTTGGCCATCCTTGAGATCCGTGCCGTTTTTGGGGGGGACAGGAATTTCAAGGCCTCCGGGAAAATGCAGGAATGTCTGGTCTCCCTGTTTTTTGATGGCACAGTCAATGAGGTTCATGGGCGGCGTGCCGATGAAACCGGCCACAAAGGTGTTGACCGGATTGGAGAACAGCTCGATGGGAGTTCCTACCTGCTCGATATAACCGTTTTTCAATACAACGATTCTGTCAGCCAGGGTCATGGCTTCGACCTGGTCATGGGTCACGTAGACGATGGTCGAATCCACCCGCTGGTGCAGCAGCTTTATCTCGGCCCTCATCTGAATTCTGAGCTTTGCGTCCAGGTTGGACAGGGGCTCGTCAAACAGGAACATGGCAGGTTTTCTCACCATTGCCCTTCCCATGGCCACCCGTTGGCGCTGCCCTCCAGACAGTTCGTGGGGCTTTCTGAACAGCAGGTCTTCAAGTCCCAGGATTGCGGCCACCTCTTCCACTCTCTGCTGAATCTCGGCCTTGGGGGTTTTGGAAATCTTGAGGCCGAATGACATGTTGTTGAACACATTCATGTGGGGGTAAAGGGCATAGTTCTGGAACACCATGGCAAGCCCCCTGTCCTTGGGGGCCACATCGTTGATCTCCTTGTCGTCTATGGAAATCGTACCTTCACTGATCTCTTCAAGACCTGCAATCATTCTCAGCAGGGTGGATTTCCCGCAGCCTGACGGGCCCACCAAGACAAGGAATTCCTTGTCCTTGACATCAAGTGTGATTCCGTGGACCACCTCTGTTTTTCCATAACGTTTGACAACATTGTTAAATTTTAGTTGAGCCATTCCACATCCTGTCATGATGGTTTGTTTTTTTAGTGTACAATGGTTCTAAAAACCATAAAACCATAAAAAACGCAAATTATACCATGACTTTTTTATCAAACTTTAACTTGACTCTATTGTCATTACCGATTAATTCTGTCATAGATATCGTCGCGGTTTATTGGGCCGGGAGGGATGCTGCTCATACCTGTGATCACGGTTTTTAAGACTCTAATGAATATAGAATAAGGAACTTAAATTTTTAATGAGGAGGAAAATAGTATGAAACTGCGGAAAGTGTTAATCTATGCTATTGTTTCGCTGTGTCTGGCCTTGCCGGCCGGCGTATTTGCAGAACCTGTCACCATCAACTGGTGGCACGCCATGAGAAGTGCCCGGGGCAAAACCGTTGATACCATGATCGAGAAGTTCAACGCTTCCCAGACAGAGTACAAGGTTGTTGGAACCAACAAGGGAAATTATGACGAGACCATGAATGCAGGCGTTGCCGCTTTCAGGGCTAAAAAACAACCCCACATTCTCCAGGTGTTTGAGGTGGGAACCCAGACCATGATGCTCTCAGGTGCTGTTTATCCGGTTTATAAGCTGATGAAGGATACCGGCTACGATATCGACTGGTCAAATTACCTCCAGGCCGTGCTCTCCTATTATATGAACGCCGATGGTAAGCTCATGTCCATGCCCTTTAATTCGTCCACGCCCATCATGTATTACAATGTGGATATGTTTGAAAAGGCCGGAATTCCGGTTCTTTCCAAGACAAAGCCCATTTCCTGGGACGAGCTTGGGGCTATCACCAAAAAAATCGTAGACTCGGGCGTTGCCCCTGCTGGAATGGTAACCGCTTGGCAGTCCTGGACCCAGGTGGAAAACTACAGCGCCATCCATAACCTTGCCTTTGCCAGTCAGGCCAATGGCTACAAGGGCCTTGACTGTGAACTTTTGATCAACAACCCCAAGGTTGTCCATCACATTGAGCGCCTTAAGGGATGGGCTGACGACAATCGTTTCATGTACGGCGGACAGAAATACCAGGGGCCCAAGTCCGAGTTCCTTGCCCAGAATGCCGCTATTTACATGGACAGCATTTCAGGCATAGCCAAACTTCAATCTTCGGTAAAGGATTTCCGGTGGGATGCAGCACCCCTTCCCGTGGAAGCATGGATGGAAAATCCCCAGAACAGCATCATCGGCGGCGCCTCCCTGTGGGTGCTTAAAGGCCACTCCAAAAAGGAGTACAAGGGTGTTGCAGCCTTTCTGAAGTTCCTTGCAGCCAACGATATGCAGGAGTACTGGCACAAGGAAACCGGGTATTTCCCCATTACCCTTGACGCCTACAATGACCTTAAGACCAAGGGCTTTTACAAGGAGAACCCCCTCCAGGAGGTGGGTATCACCCAGCTCAACCGGGCCATACCCACGGAAATCTCAAGGGGGCTTCGCATTGGCTATTTTGTTCAGATTCGAAATATCATCAACGAGGAACTTGAAAAGGTGTGGAACGGCGACAAGACACCCCAACAGGGCATGGATGATGCTGTTGCCCGGGGTAACGAACAGCTGAGAACCTTTGAAAAAACCTATAAATAGCGAAAATAAATAAGGATCAACCCAAAACGCCCTGTTCTTCCCGGTTGGGGGGCAGGGGGTTTTGGGTTGTCTTGCATCCATGATTAAACGATCTTTTTTTAAATCATCATATCTGCCCTACCTCTTGATTTTACCCCAGTTGATCATCACGCTGACCTTTTTCTACTGGCCGGCACTCCAGGGGCTGATCCAGTCGTTCCACCTGAGCGACCCCTTTGGTATGCAGAGCCGGTTTGTATGGTTTTACAACTATATCGAGCTGTTCACCGATCCCCTTTACCTTCGATCCATTTTCATCACCTTTACCTTCAGCCTTATGGTGGCAACGGTTTCCATCTTCCTGGGGTTGTTTATTGCCACCATGGCCAGCCGCGCCCTTAAGGCAAAGGCGTTGGTGAGGACCATGCTCATCTGGCCCTATGCCGTGGCACCGGCCATTTCAGGAATCATGTGGCTGTTTTTGCTTCATCCGTCCTATGGGGTGGTGGCCCTGGGCATCAAGCGCTGGCTGGGTGTTGAGTGGAATCCGGTTCTCAACGGAGCAGACGCCATGGTCATGATCACCATGGCTGCGGCCTGGAAGCAGATCTCCTACAATTTTGTCTTTTTTCTGGCAGGCATGCAGGCCATTCCAAAATCTCTCATTGAAGCTGCGGCCATTGACGGTGCAAGCCCGTTTCGACGGTTCTGGACCATCACTTTTCCGCTGCTTTCCCCCACTTTTTTCTTTTTGTCGGTCATGAATATCATCTACTCGTTTTTTGAGACCTTTGGAGTCATCCACACTGTTACCCAGGGTGGACCCGGAGGGTCGACCAACATCCTGGTTTACAAGGTCTACCAGGACGGATTTGTCGGCTTGAACCTTGGTTCGTCATCGGCCCAGAGTGTTGTTCTCATGACTCTGATTATTTTGATCACCTTTCTGCAGTTTCGATTTGTTGAAAAGAAAGTACAATATACCGGATAACTATTATGGTTGAAAAAACGCCCCTTTTAGATATTTTTACCTATGTCTTCCTCATGGTCGGCATATTTATCGTGGGATTTCCCATTCTCTACAGCCTGATCGCCGCAACCCTTCCCCTGGATGTTGTCTCCCAGGTGCCCATGCCGCTGATTCCCGGGGATCAGTTCTTTGTCAACATGCACCAGGCCTGGACCCGGGGGGATCTTGGCAACCAGATACTCAATTCGATTGTCATGGCCTCGGGGATCACCGTTGGAAAGATCGCCATCTCCATGATCGGCGCTTTTTCCATTGTTTACTTTGACTACCGCTTCAGGGCGGTTGCCTTTGCCTCGGTATTCTGTACGCTCATGCTGCCCGTGGAAGTGAGGATTTTGCCCACCTACGAGATTGCAGCCAACGTTCTTGGTCCGCTCCAGCCGGTGTGGGATTTTCTGCACATTGACGGTCTTCTTTCCTGGATTTCCGGCCATGATGTGGAGGTGCTGCTCAACTGGTCGCTTCTGGACAGTTACCAGGGCCTTATTCTTCCCCTTGTGGCATCGGCCACCTGCACCTTCCTGTTTCGCCAGTTCTTTTTGACCGTTCCAGAGGAACTCTGCGAGGCGGCCAAGATGGACGGGGCATCGCCCATGACCTTTTTTCGAAAGATTCTTTTTCCCCTGTCAAAGACCAACATCGCAGCCCTGGTGGTCATCGAGTTTGTATACGGGTATAATCAGTATCTGTGGCCGTTGTTGATCACCACAAATCCCAAGATGACAACGGCGGTTATTGGTCTCCAGAATCTCATTCCCCAGGCCGACGATCTTCCTGAGTGGAATGTGGCCCTTGGAGCTGCCGTGCTGGTCATGCTGCCGCCGGTTCTGGTTGTTCTTTTTATGCAGCGGTGGTTTGTCAAAGGGCTGATCGAAAAGGAAAAATAAGGCTAAATTTCTTTGAGGTCGTTGAGCTTTTTTTCCAGGGGTTCGAGTTCCTGCAGGGGGTCCCGGTCTTTGTCCCGGGTTTCGTCCTGCTGGTCCAGAAACCTTTTTTTCATCCGTTCAAATTCCTGTTCAAGTTTTGGAAGAATGTCGTTTTTGATGCGATCCTGTGCCTCTTTGCCCGATTCCTTCATGCGTTGGGTAAGGGCGTCGATTGATTGTTCAAATTCCTTGAACTCTTGACTTTCCGGAATTTTGCCGATTCGTTCCTTAAGGGATTCAAACCCTGTGGCAAAATGTTTCAACATGTTTGATATCTCGGGTATCCCAGGGGACTCTGAACCCGACACAACGGCACCGTTCCCCAGGGGGGCGCCACCGGATATGCTTTTGGCCACCATGACAACGGTCCGGGGGGCGGTTTCTGAGTTCTTGTCCGGGTATTCCGGAATCAGGGTAAAGGTTGAATGCTCGGTCAACAGGGGCTTAAAATCAGCGTCTATCTCAATGGCTGTGGGATAGATACCGTTTTTGAGGGGCAGTATCTCCTTGACCCGACCAATGGTGGTATGGTCCAGGATTACAGGGGCACCCGGCGTAAGTCCCTGGATGTCCTTGAAGTTGACTGTCAGATCAAGGGTATTGCATCCCATGATCAAAAAGGATGAAATGACGGCGAGGGTGATGCTTTGAAAAGGCCCCATGAGGCTCCTCCATGTGGATCAATTAAGGTTTTCTTCGGGTTTGGGCGGCAGGGGGAGTTTGATAACGTTAATACCTTCCTTTTCAAGGACCTTGTCATCTTCGGCCGTTGTGGTCCCCATGATGTTTTTGGGTTCTGATGCACCATAATGCATCTTAAGGGCTTCCCTGGTAAAGTTCTGGCCCACGTTTTCAAAATTTTTTTCTATGAAGGCCGATACCTTGGCCGCAAGGTCGACGGCTGCCTCCTCCCTGGCCCTTGACTGGGCTGCAGCCCCCTGGGAGGTTCGCACGGCAATGGGCGAAAGTTTCCGGGTGACAACGCTTGTTTCACAGACAGGACAGAGGATTTTTCCCTGCTCCTGCTGGATCTCAAAAGTCTGTCCGTCATCAAACCATCCTTCAAAGGTGTGGCCGTTAATGCATTGAAGGTCAAAAACAATCATGTGTCATGGTATCCGTTTTATTGTATGCTGTCTATGCTGGTGGCGATGTTAAAACAATAGTCGCCCATCTTTTCAAAGTTGGAGAGTAGGGCAATAAAGAGAACCCCCACGTCAACGGAGCAGGAATCGGTTCTGAGGCGATCAATGTGGTCCTGACGCATTTTTTCCCTCAAACTGTCGATAAGATCTTCCTTGGCCTTGGCCATCGCCATGAATCCCGGGGTACGTTCGCCCATCTCCTTGATCACAAAGTTGAAAAACTGCTCGACCTCGCTTGAGATGCGAACAAGGTTGCCCACGGCGTCATCACTGATAATATAGTTATTTTCATAGATTTTTTCAAGGATCTTGGAGATGTTCTCCATGGAGTCTCCGATTCTTTCGATGTTGTTGGTGATGCGCATCATTTCAGAGATTTCATTGGCTTCAGTCTCGTTGACTTCACCCTGGTAGATTGAGGTAAGGTATTTGATGATCACCTTTTGCATGTCATCAATGTGTTCTTCGATGGCCTCCCTTTCAGCAAGCCTGTCATCGTCCCGGACAATAAGGCACTCGCAGGTGTTCGTAAGACTTCGGTGGGTGAATTTGGCCATTTGCACCACCTCTCCCCTTACCTTGGCAAGGGCACCAATGGTGCTGTCAATGAACCGGGCGTCAAAAGAGGGCATGTGGTAGCGTTCTTTTTTCTTTTCCCGAGGGGAGAGAAAAATGGCCACCTTGATGAGCTGGGGAAGAAAAATAAGGAAAAACAGGGCATTCATGACATTG
Coding sequences:
- the tilS gene encoding tRNA lysidine(34) synthetase TilS, with the protein product MLTSTKRTPFTEKVCRTLEVHGMVTPGDSILLGVSGGPDSVALAIALVLLRKDLGITLGIAHINHLLRDKESDRDEAFVQELARSLELPFHPLKIDVATLARERQISLEETAREVRYAFFTDLCRHNGYTRTAVGHTLDDNAELVLMNLLRGSGPRGLAGIPPVRDHWIIRPLIGHTKGEILAFLREKAQAYVVDSTNLETVFLRNRIRNELLPLLRKEYNPRITENLNRVSRIMGEEDSWMDNEAGAVFKTIRLEKKGPGVSLCLDGFNGLLPALKRRIVRKAIQAVKGDLKRITLPHVDAVAALAAATSPGRSLDLPGRVRIFKQSQTLCFKKEPLPLREIGKAMKREKHSRNTKKVFLA
- a CDS encoding ABC transporter ATP-binding protein — encoded protein: MAQLKFNNVVKRYGKTEVVHGITLDVKDKEFLVLVGPSGCGKSTLLRMIAGLEEISEGTISIDDKEINDVAPKDRGLAMVFQNYALYPHMNVFNNMSFGLKISKTPKAEIQQRVEEVAAILGLEDLLFRKPHELSGGQRQRVAMGRAMVRKPAMFLFDEPLSNLDAKLRIQMRAEIKLLHQRVDSTIVYVTHDQVEAMTLADRIVVLKNGYIEQVGTPIELFSNPVNTFVAGFIGTPPMNLIDCAIKKQGDQTFLHFPGGLEIPVPPKNGTDLKDGQPVVMGLRTEEMMPADMNESLADAWKFDGVVLVVEPLGNETHLHMDIKGIRIIARSEGRRIHRPKEELKLALNLNQLHIFDAETTRVIY
- the ugpB gene encoding sn-glycerol-3-phosphate ABC transporter substrate-binding protein UgpB; this encodes MKLRKVLIYAIVSLCLALPAGVFAEPVTINWWHAMRSARGKTVDTMIEKFNASQTEYKVVGTNKGNYDETMNAGVAAFRAKKQPHILQVFEVGTQTMMLSGAVYPVYKLMKDTGYDIDWSNYLQAVLSYYMNADGKLMSMPFNSSTPIMYYNVDMFEKAGIPVLSKTKPISWDELGAITKKIVDSGVAPAGMVTAWQSWTQVENYSAIHNLAFASQANGYKGLDCELLINNPKVVHHIERLKGWADDNRFMYGGQKYQGPKSEFLAQNAAIYMDSISGIAKLQSSVKDFRWDAAPLPVEAWMENPQNSIIGGASLWVLKGHSKKEYKGVAAFLKFLAANDMQEYWHKETGYFPITLDAYNDLKTKGFYKENPLQEVGITQLNRAIPTEISRGLRIGYFVQIRNIINEELEKVWNGDKTPQQGMDDAVARGNEQLRTFEKTYK
- a CDS encoding ABC transporter permease subunit produces the protein MIKRSFFKSSYLPYLLILPQLIITLTFFYWPALQGLIQSFHLSDPFGMQSRFVWFYNYIELFTDPLYLRSIFITFTFSLMVATVSIFLGLFIATMASRALKAKALVRTMLIWPYAVAPAISGIMWLFLLHPSYGVVALGIKRWLGVEWNPVLNGADAMVMITMAAAWKQISYNFVFFLAGMQAIPKSLIEAAAIDGASPFRRFWTITFPLLSPTFFFLSVMNIIYSFFETFGVIHTVTQGGPGGSTNILVYKVYQDGFVGLNLGSSSAQSVVLMTLIILITFLQFRFVEKKVQYTG
- a CDS encoding ABC transporter permease subunit gives rise to the protein MVEKTPLLDIFTYVFLMVGIFIVGFPILYSLIAATLPLDVVSQVPMPLIPGDQFFVNMHQAWTRGDLGNQILNSIVMASGITVGKIAISMIGAFSIVYFDYRFRAVAFASVFCTLMLPVEVRILPTYEIAANVLGPLQPVWDFLHIDGLLSWISGHDVEVLLNWSLLDSYQGLILPLVASATCTFLFRQFFLTVPEELCEAAKMDGASPMTFFRKILFPLSKTNIAALVVIEFVYGYNQYLWPLLITTNPKMTTAVIGLQNLIPQADDLPEWNVALGAAVLVMLPPVLVVLFMQRWFVKGLIEKEK
- a CDS encoding MlaD family protein, with the protein product MGPFQSITLAVISSFLIMGCNTLDLTVNFKDIQGLTPGAPVILDHTTIGRVKEILPLKNGIYPTAIEIDADFKPLLTEHSTFTLIPEYPDKNSETAPRTVVMVAKSISGGAPLGNGAVVSGSESPGIPEISNMLKHFATGFESLKERIGKIPESQEFKEFEQSIDALTQRMKESGKEAQDRIKNDILPKLEQEFERMKKRFLDQQDETRDKDRDPLQELEPLEKKLNDLKEI
- a CDS encoding DUF1178 family protein; amino-acid sequence: MIVFDLQCINGHTFEGWFDDGQTFEIQQEQGKILCPVCETSVVTRKLSPIAVRTSQGAAAQSRAREEAAVDLAAKVSAFIEKNFENVGQNFTREALKMHYGASEPKNIMGTTTAEDDKVLEKEGINVIKLPLPPKPEENLN